In Priestia megaterium NBRC 15308 = ATCC 14581, the following proteins share a genomic window:
- a CDS encoding DUF1992 domain-containing protein, with amino-acid sequence MDIAYIIAEERIRQAIKDGDFDKLPGEGKPLKLEDLSHIPEELRQAYRILKNANMITDEQELKRDIATIEELISICTDANEEQRLTEMLTEKRLRFEQLVGKKKMTSSAAYRTYQNKIYSKFFY; translated from the coding sequence TTGGATATTGCGTATATAATTGCTGAAGAAAGAATTAGACAAGCAATAAAAGACGGTGACTTTGATAAGCTGCCTGGGGAAGGAAAACCATTAAAGTTAGAAGATTTGTCACATATACCTGAAGAACTGCGCCAAGCGTATAGGATATTAAAAAATGCAAACATGATAACGGATGAACAAGAGCTGAAACGAGATATAGCTACAATAGAAGAATTGATTTCTATATGCACGGATGCTAATGAAGAACAAAGGCTAACAGAGATGCTTACGGAAAAGCGTTTGCGCTTTGAGCAGCTCGTTGGCAAGAAAAAGATGACAAGTTCTGCAGCTTACAGGACGTATCAGAATAAAATTTACTCCAAATTTTTTTATTAA
- a CDS encoding alpha/beta fold hydrolase, producing the protein MRLLILLISIILFISLCFYIFAPQIKRGAQSKNVPVLFIHGYLGSQKSLGKMIKRFEQNGWGTKVGYCVVQKDGAIQWKHIMKAKEGKLPLIHIVFKKPDASIAQQQKWIEAIMQDVRDTYKAPSVDLVGHSMGGVTAAAVSLSNPQHIQKLVTLGSPIQGLDYQELMEMYPHARNHIESMGARDLAFHSIALNKLYESRQDFSKEIDVFSGAGDVGDKTDGVVTVESAYGLQEFTEHIHLQTFHEAHSDLHESSEVDKAVYQFLKRD; encoded by the coding sequence TTGCGGCTGTTAATTTTATTGATCAGTATCATACTATTTATTTCGCTTTGTTTTTATATTTTTGCTCCACAAATAAAACGAGGTGCCCAATCGAAAAATGTGCCGGTTTTATTTATTCATGGCTATTTAGGCAGTCAAAAAAGCTTAGGGAAAATGATTAAACGATTTGAACAAAACGGATGGGGAACTAAAGTAGGTTACTGCGTTGTTCAAAAAGATGGAGCTATTCAGTGGAAGCATATTATGAAAGCAAAAGAGGGAAAACTTCCGCTTATTCATATCGTCTTTAAAAAGCCAGATGCCAGTATTGCACAGCAGCAAAAATGGATTGAAGCTATTATGCAAGATGTACGTGATACATATAAAGCACCTTCTGTTGATTTAGTTGGACATAGTATGGGAGGAGTAACAGCAGCAGCTGTTAGTTTGTCTAACCCTCAGCATATTCAAAAGTTAGTTACGTTAGGATCGCCAATTCAAGGATTAGATTATCAGGAATTAATGGAGATGTATCCTCATGCACGCAATCATATTGAATCTATGGGTGCTCGTGATTTAGCTTTTCACTCTATAGCGTTAAACAAGCTTTATGAAAGTCGTCAAGATTTCTCAAAAGAAATCGACGTTTTTTCAGGAGCAGGAGATGTGGGAGATAAGACAGATGGAGTGGTAACAGTAGAAAGTGCGTACGGACTGCAAGAGTTCACCGAACACATTCATCTCCAAACGTTTCATGAAGCACATTCAGATTTACATGAAAGCTCAGAGGTTGATAAAGCTGTCTATCAATTTTTAAAACGGGATTAA